The following coding sequences lie in one Heyndrickxia oleronia genomic window:
- a CDS encoding ABC transporter permease — protein MNQFFIFIKKENTESLRNYRWLWMPLLFILLGIMQPVTTYYLPKIIDSLGDLPEGTVIEIPLPHAPEVLFSTLTQQFNMIGLLVIVLAFMSSVTAERKNGSAALILVKPVSFSSYMIAKWVMALLIVWFSYFMGMMANWYYTYQLFELVNLSLMLKGMFLYGLWLTLIVTLIFFFGSMSNTSGVTAALTLVVTIVLSFLSSVLSEKLDWIPSNILKYTGELWTNGYLSKGTIPTVIITICLIIILIVSSLSIFKRKELI, from the coding sequence ATGAATCAATTTTTTATTTTTATAAAAAAAGAAAACACTGAGTCCTTGAGAAACTATAGATGGTTATGGATGCCTTTACTATTTATCCTTTTAGGGATTATGCAACCAGTTACAACTTACTATTTGCCTAAAATTATTGATTCCTTAGGAGATCTACCGGAAGGTACAGTGATAGAAATACCATTACCACATGCACCTGAGGTTTTATTCAGTACTTTAACCCAACAATTTAATATGATTGGTTTACTGGTAATAGTTTTAGCTTTTATGTCTTCTGTTACGGCAGAAAGGAAAAATGGTAGTGCTGCACTGATATTAGTGAAACCAGTTTCATTTTCTTCCTATATGATCGCAAAATGGGTGATGGCTTTACTTATTGTTTGGTTTTCTTACTTTATGGGAATGATGGCAAATTGGTATTATACATACCAATTATTTGAATTAGTAAATCTATCACTTATGCTTAAAGGAATGTTCCTATATGGGTTATGGCTAACATTAATTGTAACCTTAATCTTTTTCTTCGGAAGTATGTCAAATACCTCTGGAGTTACTGCAGCTTTAACACTTGTCGTTACAATCGTTCTGAGCTTTCTTTCTTCGGTTTTATCTGAAAAATTAGATTGGATACCCTCAAATATCCTAAAATATACAGGAGAATTATGGACGAATGGCTATCTAAGTAAAGGAACAATTCCTACGGTTATCATTACTATATGTTTAATTATCATACTGATTGTATCTTCTCTATCAATTTTTAAAAGAAAAGAATTAATTTAG